The following coding sequences lie in one Cannabis sativa cultivar Pink pepper isolate KNU-18-1 chromosome 5, ASM2916894v1, whole genome shotgun sequence genomic window:
- the LOC115702525 gene encoding putative Peroxidase 48 translates to MAICSRIWNFVIFLLSLYIYLEFAKQHKLVMKEKLFPEPPNNSRDNSSEFRPLTIPPPPFPIRPIFLSAKSQLLEETDHLSHPLDYDFYRHSCPKAERIVRTVVQHLHRVRPDVAPALLRLIFHDCFVQGCDASVLLDPSDEIDSEKESLPNLTLRGFDLIDIIKSKLEEECPGIVSCADVLVLAARDSVALSGGPFYPVYTGRRDSVAAYSNLARDVLPSPHDNISLLLHTFASRGFDEKETVSLFAAHSIGVIRCKFFKDRLYDFNRSQEPDPSMDPELVPLLRTKCHKRRSVSSPESQPCSCDFSTEEEPGILMNHEGSAFGIQYYHSILQGRGILYTDQQLMAAEATGNWVRAYAADAFLFRRDFALTMMKLSDLRVLTAPTGQIRFSCSKVA, encoded by the exons ATGGCTATTTGCTCAAGGATTTGGAATTTTGTGATATTCTTACTCTCCCTTTACATCTACCTCGAGTTTGCTAAGCAACACAAGTTAGTGATGAAAGAGAAACTATTTCCCGAACCTCCAAACAATTCACGGGATAACTCCTCTGAGTTTCGACCACTTACAATTCCTCCTCCTCCATTTCCTATTCGGCCTATCTTTTTGTCAGCCAAGAGCCAGTTACTTGAAGAAACTGATCATCTTTCTCATCCGCTTGACTACGATTTCTACCGCCATTCATGCCCCAAGGCCGAGCGAATTGTTCGAACTGTGGTCCAACATTTGCATCGAGTTCGGCCCGATGTAGCCCCTGCCCTCCTCCGCCTCATCTTTCATGACTGCTTTGTTCAG GGATGTGATGCTTCTGTGTTATTGGATCCCTCTGATGAAATTGATTCGGAAAAAGAGTCTCTTCCTAATTTAACTTTGAGAGGTTTTGATTTAATTGACATAATCAagtcaaagcttgaagaagagtGTCCTGGTATTGTTTCTTGTGCCGATGTTCTTGTTTTGGCCGCCAGAGATAGTGTTGCCTTG TCTGGAGGTCCCTTCTATCCTGTGTATACTGGTAGAAGAGACAGTGTTGCTGCATATTCAAACCTCGCAAGGGATGTGCTTCCTTCTCCCCATGATAATATCTCCCTGCTTCTACATACCTTCGCTTCTCGGGGATTCGACGAAAAGGAAACCGTCAGTCTCTTTG CTGCTCACAGCATTGGAGTGATACGGTGCAAATTCTTCAAAGATCGTCTCTATGACTTTAATCGGAGTCAGGAGCCTGATCCATCCATGGACCCCGAATTGGTACCTCTTTTGAGGACAAAATGCCATAAGCGTCGTTCAGTATCTTCTCCTGAATCACAGCCTTGTTCCTGTGATTTCTCAACTGAGGAGGAGCCAGGAATTCTTATGAACCATGAGGGATCAGCTTTTGGTATCCAATACTATCACAGCATCTTGCAAGGCAGAGGAATCCTCTATACTGATCAGCAGCTGATGGCAGCCGAAGCAACTGGAAACTGGGTTAGAGCATATGCTGCAGATGCCTTTTTATTCCGCCGAGACTTTGCTTTGACAATGATGAAGCTTTCAGACCTCCGTGTCTTGACAGCTCCAACGGGTCAGATCCGGTTCAGTTGTTCAAAAGTAGCATAA
- the LOC115713319 gene encoding uncharacterized protein LOC115713319: MLLEETIHRSKSLVKKTIQNFKSFFFGGYQKLPKSLSFNAFSCGSSKMKSCKTDQIYSDFYEEWESHYLDEMMSKKDNNVATTLQEQMKEEDNNACSGSLTKFSQKSPVKTKQELGIKEKKKKIGSSYLGKGKESNSKKTNTGGHVLAQKMKELEMVDAADMEQALDIEEALHYYSRLKSPVYLDIVDKFFLDMYSDFSVPQASTKVTSSKRRLGSFRL; encoded by the coding sequence ATGCTGTTAGAAGAAACCATCCATAGAAGCAAAAGCTTGGTCAAGAAAACCATTCAGAACTTCAAATCCTTCTTCTTTGGAGGTTATCAAAAGTTACCGAAATCTCTTTCTTTTAACGCTTTTTCTTGTGGCAGCAGCAAGATGAAAAGCTGTAAGACAGATCAAATCTATTCTGATTTTTATGAGGAATGGGAGTCTCATTATTTAGATGAGATGATGAGTAAGAAGGATAATAATGTTGCAACCACATTACAAGAGCAAATGAAGGAAGAAGATAATAATGCCTGTAGTGGAAGCCTCACAAAGTTCTCACAGAAGAGTCCTGTTAAGACCAAACAGGAATTGGGAATaaaggagaagaaaaagaagattgGAAGCTCTTATCTTGGGAAAGGAAAAGAGTCCAACTCAAAGAAGACAAACACAGGAGGACATGTTTTGGCTCAAAAGATGAAGGAATTGGAGATGGTAGATGCAGCTGATATGGAACAAGCCTTGGATATAGAAGAGGCACTTCACTACTATTCCCGCCTTAAAAGCCCGGTTTACCTTGACATTGTTGACAAGTTTTTCCTGGATATGTACTCGGACTTCTCTGTCCCACAAGCCTCAACAAAGGTCACCAGCTCAAAGCGGAGACTCGGCTCATTTAGGTTGTAG